From a single Couchioplanes caeruleus genomic region:
- a CDS encoding SRPBCC family protein — translation MSTVTESVDVSVPVRTAYNQWTQFEEFPRFMSGVSEIRQLDDTMTHWKTDIDGVKREFDAKITEQLPDERVAWTSVGGSKQAGVVTFHRLDETHTRVTCQMDFEPDGVVEQAGDKLGFLDRQVKGDMKRFKEFIESRGGVETGEWRGEVDRPQP, via the coding sequence GTGAGTACCGTGACCGAGTCCGTTGATGTCAGCGTGCCGGTACGCACCGCGTACAACCAGTGGACCCAGTTCGAGGAGTTCCCCCGATTCATGAGCGGCGTGTCGGAGATCCGTCAGCTGGACGACACCATGACCCACTGGAAGACCGACATCGACGGCGTCAAGCGCGAGTTCGACGCCAAGATCACCGAGCAGCTGCCGGACGAGCGCGTGGCCTGGACCAGCGTCGGAGGCAGCAAGCAGGCCGGCGTCGTGACCTTCCACCGCCTCGACGAGACCCACACCCGGGTCACCTGCCAGATGGACTTCGAGCCGGACGGCGTCGTCGAGCAGGCCGGCGACAAGCTGGGCTTCCTCGACCGCCAGGTCAAGGGCGACATGAAGCGCTTCAAGGAGTTCATCGAGAGCCGCGGCGGCGTCGAGACCGGCGAATGGCGCGGCGAGGTGGACCGGCCGCAGCCGTAG
- a CDS encoding DUF2795 domain-containing protein has translation MERGSDKHSPRVDDEMAQEIRGTIQGTAGARAEEWKMAEPSGEDQPRTSVVPEGGAGRGEQNGVGSAQGEALSRFGTYIGLSALPGDREALLRSARDLDAPDDVLESLNRLPEGTTYRTVSEAWHAINA, from the coding sequence ATGGAACGCGGTAGCGACAAACACAGCCCACGCGTCGACGACGAGATGGCCCAGGAGATCCGCGGGACCATCCAGGGCACGGCGGGCGCGCGGGCCGAGGAATGGAAGATGGCCGAGCCGTCCGGCGAGGACCAGCCCCGGACCAGCGTGGTGCCGGAAGGCGGAGCCGGCCGCGGCGAGCAGAACGGCGTCGGCAGCGCGCAGGGCGAGGCGCTGAGCCGATTCGGGACCTACATCGGCCTCTCGGCGCTGCCGGGAGACCGCGAGGCGCTCCTCAGAAGCGCACGGGACCTCGACGCACCCGACGACGTGCTGGAGTCGCTGAACCGGCTCCCGGAGGGCACCACCTACCGCACCGTGAGCGAGGCCTGGCACGCGATCAACGCGTGA
- a CDS encoding YihY/virulence factor BrkB family protein → MTAATTRSQVTSPLPSKLRQLHWSTWRGVLWRSAKGFLDDECSDLAAALTYNAVLAIFPSAIVVVALVNLVTDGRTAVDTILGFLSDLGAGSVVGEKSFRSALDAIVVQQSSAKALLSFGLLGALWSASNFVGVFTRASNRVYGVKEGRPFWKLRPLQIGLSAIALVLMALVATGLVISGPLVDAVGDLLHAGSTARTAWSIGRWPVLVLILMLLLSLLFWIAPNVKQPRFRWLTLGGAVALLVWVLASFGFGIYVANFGSYDKTYGSLGAIIAFLVWLYLANSALMLGVEINAEVQRGRHLQAGSEDPDPPLPPREPADEDDRAV, encoded by the coding sequence ATGACAGCCGCCACGACCCGATCGCAGGTCACGTCGCCTCTGCCCAGCAAGTTGCGGCAGCTGCACTGGTCCACCTGGCGCGGGGTGCTCTGGCGCAGCGCCAAGGGGTTCTTGGACGACGAGTGTTCCGACCTCGCCGCGGCGCTCACGTACAACGCCGTGCTGGCGATCTTCCCCAGCGCGATCGTGGTGGTGGCACTGGTGAACCTCGTGACCGACGGCCGTACGGCGGTCGACACGATCCTTGGCTTCCTCAGTGACCTCGGCGCCGGCTCGGTCGTCGGCGAGAAGTCGTTCCGCTCCGCGCTCGACGCGATCGTCGTGCAGCAGAGCTCGGCGAAGGCGCTGCTGAGCTTCGGTCTGCTCGGCGCGCTCTGGTCGGCCTCCAACTTCGTGGGCGTCTTCACCCGCGCCTCCAACCGCGTCTACGGCGTCAAGGAGGGCCGGCCGTTCTGGAAGCTGCGGCCGCTGCAGATCGGCCTGAGCGCGATCGCCCTGGTGCTGATGGCGCTGGTCGCCACCGGCCTGGTCATCAGCGGCCCGCTCGTGGACGCCGTCGGCGACCTCCTGCACGCCGGCAGCACGGCGCGCACCGCCTGGTCGATCGGGCGCTGGCCGGTGCTCGTCCTCATCCTGATGCTGCTGCTGTCCCTGCTGTTCTGGATCGCGCCGAACGTCAAACAGCCCCGGTTCCGGTGGCTCACCCTGGGCGGCGCGGTGGCGCTGCTCGTGTGGGTGCTCGCCTCGTTCGGCTTCGGCATCTACGTCGCCAACTTCGGCTCGTACGACAAGACGTACGGCAGCCTCGGCGCCATCATCGCGTTCCTGGTCTGGCTCTACCTGGCGAATTCGGCCCTCATGCTCGGCGTGGAGATCAACGCGGAGGTGCAGCGTGGGCGCCACCTGCAGGCCGGCTCCGAGGACCCGGATCCGCCGCTGCCGCCCCGCGAGCCGGCCGACGAAGACGATCGAGCGGTTTAG
- a CDS encoding DUF6401 family natural product biosynthesis protein has translation MNGLFSGAAARAALRSAHACLSELMTCVGVTGLAAAADSPGLLAAVDQHVAGIRDSLSTDERPLTPVILAAYAEGVRDAAFKHGWRAPEGPIDWSASDWVLNRLLAVCSLARTLPPSI, from the coding sequence ATGAATGGCCTGTTCAGCGGCGCTGCCGCCCGTGCTGCCCTGCGTTCCGCCCACGCCTGCCTCAGCGAGCTGATGACCTGCGTCGGAGTCACCGGCCTCGCGGCCGCGGCCGACTCCCCCGGCCTGCTGGCCGCGGTCGACCAGCACGTGGCGGGCATCCGCGACAGCCTCTCCACCGACGAGCGCCCGCTCACGCCGGTGATCCTGGCGGCCTACGCCGAGGGCGTCCGCGACGCCGCCTTCAAGCACGGCTGGCGCGCGCCGGAGGGCCCCATCGACTGGTCGGCCAGCGACTGGGTCCTGAACCGCCTCCTGGCAGTCTGCTCACTCGCCCGCACGCTGCCCCCGTCCATCTGA
- a CDS encoding mechanosensitive ion channel family protein — translation MTGSGLDDALSDMWRSVLLFVPAALAFVAVLVIGYVLARLVRTVVAKTLHRVGFDRAVERGAIGRALDGRVEPSDLCAKIAFYAVLLFALQLAFGIWGPNPVSDLLTALVAWLPRAFVAVVIIVVAAAIGSAVRELIDSALGGLAYGRLLARVAYWLIVGLGVIAALEQVQIATAVTQPILIAVLATVAGVVIVGVGGGLIRPMQHRWEVWLERAGAESAVIREHARSYADEKARIAAEKRAEEERLAEEARRAEEARKAEEARKAEEARKAEEARKAEEARKAEEARKAEEARKAEEARKAEEARKAEEARKAEEARKAEEARKAEEARKAEEARKAEEARKAEEARKAEEARKAEEARKAEDVRRAKEVSDADEARRAGAVTSSAEGHGAVAAAGSGATGDTPQGQDSATVSEPPALSEQEQRAEAARRRLLEAAAGEQTQVIPVQRRSRKSSNPVPGFDDDDDDTETTGDVPGPAPTSAGARGGGEDAEERTQVLPRQLPYPADDEEKTQVIKPVKPPTDGPAK, via the coding sequence ATGACCGGCTCCGGCCTGGACGACGCCCTGAGCGACATGTGGCGGTCGGTGCTGCTCTTCGTGCCGGCGGCCCTGGCCTTCGTGGCCGTCCTCGTCATCGGCTACGTGCTGGCCCGCCTCGTGCGTACGGTCGTCGCCAAGACCCTGCACCGGGTCGGCTTCGACCGCGCCGTCGAGCGCGGCGCCATCGGCCGCGCCCTGGACGGCCGGGTCGAGCCCAGCGACCTGTGCGCCAAGATCGCCTTCTACGCGGTGCTGCTGTTCGCGCTCCAGCTCGCCTTCGGCATCTGGGGGCCCAACCCGGTCAGCGACCTCCTCACGGCCCTCGTGGCCTGGCTTCCCCGGGCGTTCGTCGCGGTCGTCATCATCGTGGTCGCCGCCGCCATCGGCAGCGCGGTCCGGGAGCTCATCGACAGCGCGCTCGGCGGTCTCGCGTACGGGCGGCTGCTGGCCCGGGTGGCGTACTGGCTGATCGTCGGCCTGGGCGTCATCGCGGCCCTCGAACAGGTACAGATCGCCACGGCCGTCACCCAGCCCATCCTCATCGCCGTCCTCGCCACCGTCGCGGGCGTCGTGATCGTCGGCGTGGGCGGCGGCCTGATCCGCCCGATGCAGCACCGCTGGGAAGTCTGGCTGGAACGCGCGGGCGCGGAGTCGGCAGTCATCCGCGAGCACGCCCGCTCGTACGCCGACGAAAAGGCCAGAATCGCCGCGGAGAAGCGCGCCGAGGAAGAGCGCCTGGCCGAGGAGGCCCGCCGCGCTGAGGAGGCCCGGAAGGCTGAGGAGGCCCGGAAGGCTGAGGAGGCCCGGAAGGCTGAGGAGGCCCGGAAGGCTGAGGAGGCCCGGAAGGCTGAGGAGGCCCGGAAGGCTGAGGAGGCCCGGAAGGCTGAGGAGGCCCGGAAGGCTGAGGAGGCCCGGAAGGCTGAGGAGGCCCGGAAGGCTGAGGAGGCCCGGAAGGCTGAGGAGGCCCGGAAGGCTGAGGAGGCCCGGAAGGCTGAGGAGGCCCGGAAGGCTGAGGAGGCCCGGAAGGCTGAGGAGGCCCGGAAGGCTGAGGAGGCCCGGAAGGCTGAGGAGGCCCGGAAGGCTGAGGACGTCCGGCGGGCCAAGGAGGTCAGCGACGCTGACGAGGCGCGTCGGGCGGGGGCGGTCACTTCCAGCGCGGAGGGGCATGGGGCCGTCGCGGCTGCCGGCTCGGGGGCTACCGGCGACACGCCGCAGGGGCAGGACAGTGCGACCGTCAGCGAACCGCCGGCGCTGAGCGAGCAGGAGCAGCGCGCGGAGGCGGCCCGGCGGCGCCTGCTCGAGGCCGCTGCCGGTGAGCAGACGCAGGTCATCCCGGTTCAGCGCCGGTCCAGAAAGTCCTCCAACCCGGTGCCCGGTTTCGACGACGATGACGACGACACCGAGACGACCGGCGACGTGCCCGGCCCGGCCCCGACATCCGCCGGTGCGCGCGGGGGTGGCGAGGATGCGGAGGAACGGACTCAGGTGCTGCCGCGGCAGTTGCCGTACCCGGCCGACGACGAGGAGAAGACGCAGGTCATCAAGCCGGTCAAGCCGCCGACGGACGGCCCGGCCAAGTAG